The sequence tgtttaaaaaaaagaaacaaaaaactTTGTGTTTTCTTCATGGTTCCCTTCAGTCTTCATCTTGCTGCTTCGTCACGGTCATTATTGCTATTTGTTATGTGCTAGGGCCTGTTGCTCAAAGGTTGAGAATTCATCATTCCTTGCATTTTTCCTCGATCAATTTGCTCAGCTGACTGTCTTGTCCATGTCGGGCTGGAAGTCGTGACCCACTACGCGAAATAGGGGCCGGTGGAGAGCCTGAGAGCGTCCTCGAGAGCGATACTTCTGGTGGTTGACCGAGTACCATTTCTGCGCGAGGAGAATCTCTCATACGCGAGGTCTGCGAAGGCTGGATTATGAAGTCAGTTCGATCGGTGGCTGCGGGGGAGCCAGGCAAGGAGGGAGGTTCCTTCGAGGAAATTAATGTGGTTAGAGAAGACACGGGGGATTCGCGGGGTTGTCGTTCGACAAAACGGGCCCGAAAATTCTTATCGACTAATGGGGTTGTTGGATGAGGTTCGGCAGGTCGCGGTGGCTTTGGGCACGGCGGCGCTCGTTGAAGGATAGGCCTGGGAGTGAGCTGGGTTTCTGTGGATGGCGTGCTCGCTGGAGAGTTGTGCGGCGATGTATTATCCAGCGGTTGGTCACACGTGGTGTCTGCGAGTGGAGGGATCATGAGTGGCGGTTTTGGTTTTATTGCACTCCTGGAGGTTGGAGAAACTAGACGATGTGTGGATTAACAAGATTTTCAGGGGGCGATTTAGAAAGGGACAACGTACGGGCTTCCAGGGTTAATTTCCGAGTACGAACTTCACCATCGAAAGCTGAAGCGAGGCGCAGGTATCTTTCATCGAATATGCTATTGTCCGAAATTACTGCTGACTTTCGCATACCCGGAACAGGCTGAAAGAGAGCTGGGCCGGGGTTCGGAACATAGGATCTAGATCTCGGATTAAACCTCTCGCTGCGTGGCATTTCTGCCCAACGCGGTGATGAACGAAACTCTCTCCAAGCATCGCCTTGTTCCCTGGCATTTTGAAGTTCTTCAAATGCAAAGCGAGTACTTTTGCGACGATGTTGTGATGATGACCTTGAAGGCTTTTTGAGAATAGATGGCGGAAGACTTGTCCGGCTGCGACTCTTGGATTCATTGCCAGAAAACTGTGTCCTGGAGCTGTCCTTGCAGGCAGACGCCGAGTCTGTTGCAAGCCGCGGAAACGTTGAAGGCGAGTTCCTTGAAATAGAACCTAATTCCTAATTGAAGAAGTCAGAGGCTCGTGGGTGTCAACACGGTGCGCATACtatcatacttctttatccCGAGTCCACAGTGGAGTCTCATTTGTCATTTGAATAAAGAGGTGGGCCAAGGTCGATCCGCTGATGTTGGAACTTATGCGCCCGTTACTCCAGATTCTCCAGAACAAGTTTTCCAGCCGTTTTCCCGCTCCTTTTTTTAATGTAGTCTTGTTGGTTGTATAAACTAAGATATAATGGTGAGTGAATGAACATTTCTCCAAAATAGCAGAAAGCACCAACCTCGCCACAGCTTTGCGACATCTTCGATCTCAACATAGTCCGCACTTTTCAGATCAGAGCTTACATGGTCGGTGTTTGAGACCAACCCATGAGGTAGAGGGTCCGCCATGGTGGACAGAACAGCCCCCCTAAGCCCCTTTCACCAAAGTCGTTAAAGGGAACAAGGTGGGAAAGACAGCAAATGCACAAAAGTAAGCTTGATACAGAGTTTAAAACAAGTCTGTAGAGGCCTCAGAGAGTTGGAGAAGGTGTATCTGCACGTGGATTGTCGTCACATCTCAACCGTCACAAGCACGGTACGTTCAACGTTCAATTAGATGCCCAGCGGCTAAAATGTCATGAAGATGTCACACCAAGCCAGCGCACAAGATAATGAAAGGGAACAACAGAAGATTGCAAAAGGTGAGCCCAAGAAAATGAGGAAATATTCTTGCGAGAGATCGCTCACGTGAGACATTCAGCTGACGGAGAGTGAGTTACGAATAGGTGAATGGAGCAAACCAGggggaaagagaaaaagaaaagaaaagagaagcaaaaaaaaaaaaaaaaaaaagatatccTTGTGCTGAGGGTGCTATTAAGACATGCAAGCAATGAAAATGGAGCCAAATGGGTATCTGCGTAGATGTCCTCAATATAGGCCTCCACCTGACCGCCTCATCCGCCTTCGGATGAAAGCTTTGCGATAGACGCGGCGGTCAACGACGGGAGCTAGATTCTACAGGTGTTAAAGAGGGCAGTCAGGGTGAATGGGCTCACAGACAAGAAATGTGCTGAGAGGAAGCATCTCCGTGGTGGACAGTTGGCGGACGCGGGGAGAATCAGGGCTGTCTGGATGCTGGCGATGGCGCTGATGAATAGCAGATGGATATATTGGGGATCTGGCGGCATGGAAGGACAGCAACGCTTACTAGCCGGTTGAGTTGGCGACTGCAACCTACTTGTTGACAGCCACTCGCCGATGGCAGGCCAATAGCTACTGTAACTTGTGAAATCAGCACCGCGCAGCTGCGAGAGCGAAGGCTAGGGCCGGACCGAGGTGGTCATATGCCCAGCTCATCTCTCTTGCGCGTGGCTGACTGTCTAGCTCGTCTGGTTCCGCCCACAAAACCCACCCCCAACCACTATCGGCCACGGTGGACATCTCGATCCCTCTTACGCACTTTTCCTTCGAACCATCCTTGGCGTCTAAATGACCCGAAAGGCGTACCGAGTACCTAGCTGCGTTCTTGCGCGCTCTGGAGGCGGTGGATGGCGTAGTGAGGCGTGGGCGCTCTTGTTGCTGCCCACCGCTCATCCTAGAAGACGTTGTTGGGAAAACGTTGCATCGGCACTATCAAAACGGGAGTCGATGAAAGCTAGCTTCATGTTCTGGAAGCTTTTCCCGATGGGATCGTGATTCCTCATCTAGGATGTTCCTGGTGATTATATGATGATCCCGCCGCGGTCCACCCTGGCCGCTCGAAAACAGAAACTTACCTTATGCAAGCCAACGGTTATCATTAGGTACTCTTCAACTCAATATGTTCCCGCCTGATGACCCGATCCGTCAAGTATCTCGCCGGACGCCTTCACATTGAGCAGGAGATGGCCTCTCTGCCGAATTTGCGTGCCCGGAAAACATTTGGGCCTGGCAGCGAGACAACCAAATAAATACACTTTATCCAAGCCCACTAACCGTTTAAAATTGAAATCTCCAAAATAAAAACCCAGTCGGTCTGGTTTCAGTGTTTCTTTTTTAGTCTATCCTTGGGGTGTATCTGTGCTAACGTTCAAGATTCACCATGGATGCATTCCAATGCGACGGTGAGATTGTTTTGAAACTGATACCAAGAAATGCAAGTTACTAGTTATACCACTCCCCCCGAAACTCGGGGGTTAGGCGACCTTTGAACATTGCGTGGCCGGGAAACAGGTCCCTGCCATGTTGATCTTCTATGCTTATGGGAGCCGGAATGAGGACCTTTAACTCGCCTGCAACTTCTTCATGCCGCCTTGAAATTAACAGTGCCTTATGGGGAGATGGTTGGCCCAAGCGAAAGCTGCCTTAATGCTGTCATCGCCGCGGGTGTATTGAGGATGGTGTTTACGATCCAGTGATGGCTGACAAAACATTATTTGACTAACTGTGTAGTTTCCCTCCGGAATTGACAATTCGGATTGCTCAGCCTGTTAACGAACACGATCCCGGAACACAGGGATCAAAATGATTCCCGTATGACAATAAATAATGGGAATATTCGATCTCAGGAGCGGGGCGACGAATCTCGATGACGATCTAATTACGACATCGGGGATATGCCGCTTAGTGGGGTGCTGTGTTTTTGACGGCGATGCCGAGCGTACAGGAATCTAGCCGCCTTTCGAACCTCGCCATCGCCTGGAATATCCATTCGGCATACAAGGGCCTGAAACGCTGTATCCATGTACCTGATATCTGCGAGTGTGTATGTGTGCGCGCGCGTTCATTTCCTTGAGCCTAGCACCATTTGCCGAAGGCTGCCTAACGGAGCTCGATGAATGATAGTTGAGCTTACCTTCATTTTATGGCTGGGGTGATGAAAGATGTTCCAAAATCGATGCATTCTGCATCGAGGCCGATGTGATGCTCCTATGAATATGATGATTCAAGTTTACATTCTCACGCAGCAAAGCGAATCGGAGCGCCCCGGAACTTTCCTACAATCAAAAATGCAGGCTAGCGAACTTTCTGCAGAACAATTTCTTCTCACCCTGACCATTCAGAGCACCATATATGGAGTCATTCTTTAGCACCTCTTGGTTGACTCTGATCTGAAGCTGGGAACTAAATGTTAAGCGCACACAATTTCAGGGAGGGCTAGTTGGTCCTCAGGTAACTAAACAGTGGCTGCCAAAAAACAGCTTTTCATACCCACTTTGCTCCCTGCCCTCGCATCTCCGATACCAAGGAGCGAAGGTTCGCTCAAATgtgtatgtactccgtaccttaTGTAGGCACGAAACGGAGTACATACGTGGTTATTGATTTCCGTGGGGATATTTCCGCAATTAAATTGGACACCGCTTTTTGGAAGCGGTTCAAGATTTGGCTTCTGCTAACACAACCTACCGCTGGTCTAACAAAGCACGAGTGCAGATGACCCGGTTTAAGGAGAAGCGAAAGAGCACATTCACATGTATAGATGACACCCTGACCTAGGCTAGTAGTTATCTATGAGACTGGGCTGGCCGCCGCGATCCATTTCAACCCGACATCAGGCGTGGCTGAGGTGATACGTCGCAGCGGGAAGGTAGGGAGCACGGCATGCTTGGGGCTGCAGAGAGTTGAATGTACATACCACGCCTGGTTCATTCAGCACCATTATGCCATGTCATGCGAACACTCAATGCAATAGAGGAGCGAACCACCAGCTCTTCTTGGATGTCCGAACATCATTTTGGGCGCCCACAGATAGGGCGATTCGAACTGCTGTCCTTCCGCACCTAGACTACGTTGTGTCCATGAGTCCAGCACATAACCCATGCACTTAGAACTGTGAACTCTCAGCTTCGAACGAGCAGACCGAAAAGGCATTGCTTTTTCTGGGCTGGTAGGACAAAGACTGAGGTTTTCCAGGATACATGCGACTCTTGAGGGCGAAAGTACCGGTCGGGAAGCAGTCGTTGCCACCTTTTAATATGCCTTCTAGCCCTGTCGCCGGGACTAGATCTTCGAGCTTGCGTCATCGGGAGAAACTATGAATCCTGCACAGAGAAATAGGCATAAAGGAGATGAGCTTAAAGGGATTCTTTAATCGTATTTAAATTCAGGGGAGAGATAGAAGCGCTACAGGTCACTTCCCATGTAGCTGATCTCGATAAACCAATAAAACCAGAAAGCAAATAAATGAAATTTAAGATCTTAATAATAGAAACACTGCTGAACTCCAGCAGGCATCTGTCCATCCGTGAACGTTTAACATAAGCTTTGGACGGGCTCATTGGCTTAGTGAGCCCAGACTTCACCGAGTAATCCGGCACGTTGACGGGATAAAGGCACATCATTCGAATCCCAAATcagtatggagtacagagtacactCTGTACATCCTCGCCAAATCGGGTTCAGGCCCGAAATATCCATCCATTCATTCATTTCACACGGAACCGCAAAGACGGCCCGACGCACGACGCGTGACGCGTTACATTGAGATTGCGGCTTATCTTATCAGATCACGCCAAGCAATTTAGCGCAGTTTGTGGGGCCCCACCAAACGTGTTACGCTAAAGGGCTTGGCATGATGCGGCTGCGGGGAAGGTCAATGACAGGATGGCGTGAGGTCATCCAAAGCCAAACGCCATCCGCAACTGATCGAGCTCGAGGATAAATTCGCCTTGCTGGATTGGATCGCGCGCAGGTTGATGGTTTGCTGAGCGTGTAACTGGGCATCGGCCAGAGAAAGCCCCACCAAGCCTTTTCCGCATGCCGACAACTCCACGGGACTATGTGCCTCAAGTGACAGGATGTCTCTCCTAGATCTGCCCGGGGAGCTCATCTTTCAGATTGCGGGCTATCTCGAGGAATCAGACTTGAATAGCTTCCTCCGGACAAACAGGACCGCGGCTGAAATGCTAACACCAACGCTCTACGACAAAGGCTTTGCAACCGAACATGGTTTTCGATCGGAAGTGCTGGGTCACCTCCTCAACGCCGATGAGGTGGCGGTTGCCATGAAGTTCTACGGCATCCTTCTAGCTAAAATGACCTATCCGCCCGCCGTGGATTCTGAGCAACGCGGCGCCCAGGCAAAACCATTCTGCATCTCTCGTTTTCGCGCACTTCCCTGCCTCCGCGCCTGGAAGTCACTCTACATTACCGATTACTTTGCTAACCATCTTTCGAAATTCAAGATTAACTCCTCCGCCAATGACCAACGTCTTACCCTTCTACACATTGTCTCCGAAAGCGGCAACGACACCATCGCACGCACCCTCATCGACAGCGGTGCCAACGTCAACGCAACGGACTACTACGGGCGCCGCCCGATCCACCTGGCGTGCTGCGAAGGGAAAACAGAAGTAATAAAGCTCCTACTTGATTCGGGTGCCGATATCATGGCCCAAGACAATTTCGGCCTCACTCCGTTTGCGTATGCCGCTCGAGTAGATAACGCCGCTGCATTGGAACTCGTGATTGGGCGAGTCAGACTAGTCAACGGAGATCTATTCCTGCCCAAGACTGACGGCGCCACTCCACTTCACACTGCAGCCACAGATGGCAGAGTGGACAAAGTTCGATATCTTATTGAGTTAGGAGCGAACTCATGCGCCGTTGACCGGCTTGGTCGGCCTCCCTTGGAGCAAGCAATTGCACGAGGTAAATTGGGCGCTGTTAAAATACTGGTAGAGGACATGATGAGGCTGGGGTGGGATGTATCAAGCTTATATGCTGGGAGGACAGCACTACATGATGCTGTATGGGTGAAAAGTAGAGATATGATCGGGTTCTTGGTTCAGAAAGGGGCGAATGCAAACAAACGTGATGGGCTGGGGCAGTCAGCAATAAATCTTGCAGAAGAGTTGGGCGTGCCATTAAAATGGTTTCGGTGTCCAGGCACTTAGGAGATTATCTTGGATGGTTAAGAGTGGTTACCTGCCAGTAAAATGGGAATAATTTAATGCGGGTGTTGTTATTCCATTTTCATTTTAAGTCTGTGAGGACGATACAAGTGTTCTATGAAGGAAGCAAAAAAACCCCCTAGTCTAGCTGAATATCCACACCCATGTTCAAACAACCTAACACCAATGCCAATGTTACAATACCATCCCTTCAATAGACCTAACCGACTGAGAAAACTTGGACTCGAAGGGAAAAGGGGTGGGTGATTTGAGTGGGCATTTATTGACTTTATGTCAAAGTGTACCCGCCATCAACCCTCAAATCTGCCCCAGTAACATATTTGCTCGCATCACTCAATAAGAACGTCACTGGGCCCATGAGGTCTTCAGGTGTACCCATTTTGCCTTGTGGAATGAGGGAGGTCCACTTCTCTTTGAGATCAGGGTTGTCGTCAAGAATCTTGCGGGTCCTGCGTAGCCACAGCGATTAGAATAAGCGTGAATCATTGGGTAACGTAGCTATAAAAGGCTGAAAGGGGGCCAAACAAGGAGAGACGAGAAGGGAACAAAACAAAAACTTACAGGGCAGTCAACATGTATCCTGGACTGATACAGTTCACTCTGATTCCCACACTTGCCCATTCAACTGCCAAGGAAGCAGCCAAGTGCCTTATCGCAGCCTTTGCAGCATTGTACGGCGCTTGTGGCTGAGGCACGTTAACAATGGCACCAGACATGCTTCCAATGAACACAATGCTGCCAGGCGACTTGCGAGCCATCAGATGTTTGGCAACAGCAACTGCAAAAAGATATGACCCATCAACGTTGACGGACCAGAGTTTCTGCATGCGATCATGCGGGTAGGACACGGCGTCAAAGTTTTCAGTGAACCCCGCAGATGTGACCAGATGATCGATACGGCCGTGCTCCTTGAGGATCTCCGCGACGCTGCTATCCACAGAATCTGGGTTGCCGACGTCGGCCTGATGGGCGGTGATTTTAGGAAGCGATCTTTCGTCGAGACCTGGATTCTCAGCTTGGAACTGGGCGAGCATGTTCTTGGCCTGTTCTTGCGCCTCTTGGACTGAAAATTTTCGGTAGTTAGCAGAGGCTCTTCCGACACATTACTGCACTGTGGCAATGAAAAAGCGAGAACATGCACGAAAGAAAAGGAGTGGAGGAGCGAATAGGTCATGACTTACTGTTCAAGTCCACAATTGCCAAATCCGAACCGGACGCCACCAGCGCTTGTCCCATGACCAATCCCAGTCCTCTTGCTCCACCGGTGACCACCGAGACACGGTCCTCCAGCGAGTATGACGCCAATGTTCGCTTGAAATGCCTTCCTCCGCGGCCTTGGACTACAGGAGTAGGGGGCATCTCATCGTCTGGGGGATATTCCACGCGAACGCTTTCGTCCGTGCGAGCGTAGCGGCCTTCATGTTCAGTGGCTTCCTCGACACTGGCAGCTGCAGAGGATGACTCAGAGGGATACTTCTTGCTGTTATTTGGCGGGTTTTTGTTGGAATCGTAGAGGGAGGGGGTAGAAGAGATGAAGCGGGTTGAGACGGGGGTTAGACGGGTTGTTGGGATTGTGATGGTGAGTTTTCGGGGAAAAGCAGTCCTCAAACCATGGGATACATGGCGAGAGACTGAAACTGGGAACATTCCCGGTGGTGGTTGTGGAAAATCTGGAGGGGCTCTTTTTGATAAGTGAGGGCCAGAGCTTTTATGTCCGCTGGAAGGCTAGGATCGACACTCCTAgcattgaaaaaaaaaaaaaaaaaaaaaaaaaaaatttaaaaaaacAGTCAAAATCAGAGCAAttgagaagaagagggcGATGAGTGTACGGGCTTGAATGGTACGATACGATGTTGAATGATCTCAGCGGCCAGGACACTCACGCAGCCAGTCCTTTTGAAAGCAGGGAAGAAGGGGTGGTTATGGGAGAAAGCCAATCCAAGAACCAGGGCCAGATATCAGAGTTTCGACCTCAGGGACACAAAAGTTTTTGAGTCAAAGCTAGCAAAGAAGCGCGAGAATCAAAAGGTTAagtgaagaaagaagaagattccTTCTCCGAGTTTGCGACGACTAGGGGAGGGATGGAGGAGCTGAAagggagaaggaaaaaaagaaaaaaaaaatttcagctgaagaagagaacaaggcctttctcctcctttttccctcttttttattttttttttttcctctcccTGGGACTCTTTCACGAGCCACACCGATTTGGCTAAGCAGCTCCTAGTATTATTTCACGATGCTGATCCTTGGAGGTCatctgatggaggactcgcAACGTGTAGCCAGGGAAGACTCACGATGGTCTGGCCCCCTGACGAAGGCCCCCGGAAGCGGGAGGAGTTTAGGGCAGAGCTTTAACGCAGCTTTACCTGGAACTCCGGGCCACTCGGGGTCAACCCTGGGCGGCGGTGGAGACCTGCTGTGGGGATCGGCCTTGCCCAGTTAAAAATAGGTCAGATGAGGTGAAGGGATTTCTGCCAGCGGCCTCCACCTTCGAAGGCGTGATCGAAGCCCTTCTAGATTCTTTGTCTGGCAGCAAACCGCCACAACTGTGCATTTGTCACCTCCCCTAGTGTTGTTACAGATAAGGACAGCATGGCATCTGAGACATCTGCGGCCCATTGAGCCTCTCCATAATGTGACTGATGTGatactgtacatacataatAAACTCCGACACATTGCTGGCAAACGCATTTGAGGTATTATCGTATCTACCTACCCTAACGCACCACACGAGGGGggaagaataataataaaataaaatcaagGTCGGGAAAAGgggacaaaaaaaaaaaaaaaaaagacgcACTACTCCGTATCAACTaataaaatcaaaaaaattcTATTTTCCCGCTTCGTCGCCGCCGGCAAATTCAACTAGCGGTGTCCCGGCTTTGCAAATGTCCTATGTAACACCGCAATTAGTGTTGGAATCCAGAGAAATTTGCTTTGGGAAGAGCTTACCCCTTGTTTATGTACCACCTTCGATATTATGCCGTTGTGAGGAGCGCGGATCACCGTCTCCATCTTCATACTTTCAATGACAACCAGTGGCTGATCCTTCTCCACCGTGTCGCCTTCTGCGACCGTCACTCGCAGAATCTTGCATGGCATTGGCGCGATCACGCTGTTTGCAACATCCTTAATTCCAAGTGCTTTCTCCATCCATTTGGCGCGTGGGATTCTTAGCCGATACTGTTTTCCCCGCTGAAAGACAGTTACGTTATCTTCGTCTCGGATCACCGTCGTGTCGAGTCTCGTATGTGGGAAAAACGATGTGAACACATTTTGCGCGGTGCCTACCCGCCTCTGAACGTTCGTGAACGTTTTTCCGTCGACGGTGATGTTAAAATTGTTGGGTTCCGTCTGCTCGATCTGGGTGTTGAACGGGGTTCCTTCCGGCTCTCCCGGTGCGGTGGCCTGCACAAAAGCAAACTGTCGTTGCTGATAAGCAGGGCTGAAACCAACGGCGGAGCCAGCCGGTCCGGTCAGGCTGCCGTCCAAGTAGCACGCCAGAGTCGCCTGAGCTAGCACCTCGGGTTCGATGGGCTCTTTTCTGAACAGTTCCTCGCGGTGCTTCTCGATGTACCCTGTTTCAACCTCACCCGCTGCGAAATCCGCACTCCGACATACCcgcttgatgaattcaatATTTGTCATCGGTCCAGCGACTTCATACTGTTCGAGAGCAGCGGCGAGGCTTCGAAGAGCTTCGGTTCGGTTGGCACCCCTGACAATTAACTTGGAGATCATAGGGTCGTAATGCGAAGAAACTTCATCGCCCGCGACAAATCCTGCATCAATTCGGATATCCTCGGTAGGCTTGGGGGTACGGACGTGGATCAAGCGACCGGAATCAGGCACGAATCCTTGGTCTGGGTTTTCAGCGTAGATTCTGGCCTCGATGGCATGTCCGCTTGTGGCGATCTTGGCTTCGATTTCTTCCTGGGTCAAGGGCAAAGGTGCGCCTTCGGCCACCAACAGTTGCCAGTGGACGAGGTCTTGACCGGTGACCATCTCAGTGACAGGATGCTCGACTTGCAACCGAGTGTTCATTTCCATGAAGTAGAATTCGCCCGTGTCATTATCAAAGATGAATTCGACTGTTCCTGCACCTTCATACCCAACGGCCAAAGCGGCAGCTCTAGCTTTCTCCCAAATGTCTTTTCTCGTAGCCTGCGGCAAATGTGGAGCCGGGGACTCTTCCAAGATCTTCTGATGTCGGCGTTGGATGCTGCAGTCTCGCTCCCCCAGAGCCACACAGTTTCCATGCTTGTCGGCAAACACTTGCACTTCGATATGTCTAGGCGTCGTGATATATTTCTCAATGAGCACCTGGTCGTCGCCGAACGAATTTTTCGACTCTGATTTGGCGGACATGAGTTGGTCCTGGAAGGTTTCTCTGGAGGAGCAGATACGCATGCCCTTGCCGCCACCTCCCTTGATGGCCTTAATTAGAACAGGGTATCCAATCTTGTCGGCTTCCTTCTGAAGAAGGTCGGGATCCTGGTTTGACCCATGGTAACCAGGTACACAGGGTACACCGGCGGCGGTCATGATCTCCTTTGATCGGCTATGCAATGTGGTTAGTAATTATCAGATGATAGTTAAAAAATTCGATTTGATGCATTGGGGTTGATTCATACCTCTTGTCTCCCATAGCCTCTATCGCCTTCCATGGTGGACCGATAAACACGAGTCCTGCCTGCGTGCACTTTTGTGCAAAGCCGGCATTTTCACTCAACTAAGCTCAATTGGTcagtcaaaaaaaaacagaTTCATCTTAGTATAACACACGTAGAACAAAGGGGTTCCCTACAAAGCCATAGCCCGGGTGAATTCCCTTGCAGCCCTCACGCTTTGCAATCTCAATTATCCGATCTCCATCTAGATACGCAGAAGTCTCGCCGAGATTGAAAGCGAAGGGGGAGCTCAGCGCATGTTGAGAGGAGGCATCTGGATCGGTGTACAGAGTGGTTACTCGGACG is a genomic window of Coccidioides posadasii str. Silveira chromosome 3, complete sequence containing:
- a CDS encoding uncharacterized protein (EggNog:ENOG410PHUI~COG:I~BUSCO:2369at33183) codes for the protein MSLQSFISRLPPASSLSRRALLRSAARNSSSLSSTSGRDGTSLNSILIANRGEIALRVGRTAGQHGVRVTTLYTDPDASSQHALSSPFAFNLGETSAYLDGDRIIEIAKREGCKGIHPGYGFLSENAGFAQKCTQAGLVFIGPPWKAIEAMGDKSRSKEIMTAAGVPCVPGYHGSNQDPDLLQKEADKIGYPVLIKAIKGGGGKGMRICSSRETFQDQLMSAKSESKNSFGDDQVLIEKYITTPRHIEVQVFADKHGNCVALGERDCSIQRRHQKILEESPAPHLPQATRKDIWEKARAAALAVGYEGAGTVEFIFDNDTGEFYFMEMNTRLQVEHPVTEMVTGQDLVHWQLLVAEGAPLPLTQEEIEAKIATSGHAIEARIYAENPDQGFVPDSGRLIHVRTPKPTEDIRIDAGFVAGDEVSSHYDPMISKLIVRGANRTEALRSLAAALEQYEVAGPMTNIEFIKRVCRSADFAAGEVETGYIEKHREELFRKEPIEPEVLAQATLACYLDGSLTGPAGSAVGFSPAYQQRQFAFVQATAPGEPEGTPFNTQIEQTEPNNFNITVDGKTFTNVQRRVGTAQNVFTSFFPHTRLDTTVIRDEDNVTVFQRGKQYRLRIPRAKWMEKALGIKDVANSVIAPMPCKILRVTVAEGDTVEKDQPLVVIESMKMETVIRAPHNGIISKVVHKQGDICKAGTPLVEFAGGDEAGK
- a CDS encoding uncharacterized protein (EggNog:ENOG41KOG0504~COG:E); the encoded protein is MSLLDLPGELIFQIAGYLEESDLNSFLRTNRTAAEMLTPTLYDKGFATEHGFRSEVLGHLLNADEVAVAMKFYGILLAKMTYPPAVDSEQRGAQAKPFCISRFRALPCLRAWKSLYITDYFANHLSKFKINSSANDQRLTLLHIVSESGNDTIARTLIDSGANVNATDYYGRRPIHLACCEGKTEVIKLLLDSGADIMAQDNFGLTPFAYAARVDNAAALELVIGRVRLVNGDLFLPKTDGATPLHTAATDGRVDKVRYLIELGANSCAVDRLGRPPLEQAIARGKLGAVKILVEDMMRLGWDVSSLYAGRTALHDAVWVKSRDMIGFLVQKGANANKRDGLGQSAINLAEELGVPLKWFRCPGT
- a CDS encoding uncharacterized protein (EggNog:ENOG410PKFE~COG:Q~BUSCO:9428at33183) produces the protein MFPVSVSRHVSHGLRTAFPRKLTITIPTTRLTPVSTRFISSTPSLYDSNKNPPNNSKKYPSESSSAAASVEEATEHEGRYARTDESVRVEYPPDDEMPPTPVVQGRGGRHFKRTLASYSLEDRVSVVTGGARGLGLVMGQALVASGSDLAIVDLNIQEAQEQAKNMLAQFQAENPGLDERSLPKITAHQADVGNPDSVDSSVAEILKEHGRIDHLVTSAGFTENFDAVSYPHDRMQKLWSVNVDGSYLFAVAVAKHLMARKSPGSIVFIGSMSGAIVNVPQPQAPYNAAKAAIRHLAASLAVEWASVGIRVNCISPGYMLTALTRKILDDNPDLKEKWTSLIPQGKMGTPEDLMGPVTFLLSDASKYVTGADLRVDGGYTLT
- a CDS encoding uncharacterized protein (EggNog:ENOG410PTJ1~COG:S~BUSCO:12432at33183) translates to MADPLPHGLVSNTDHVSSDLKSADYVEIEDVAKLWRVYTTNKTTLKKGAGKRLENLFWRIWSNGRISSNISGSTLAHLFIQMTNETPLWTRDKEELGSISRNSPSTFPRLATDSASACKDSSRTQFSGNESKSRSRTSLPPSILKKPSRSSSQHRRKSTRFAFEELQNAREQGDAWREFRSSPRWAEMPRSERFNPRSRSYVPNPGPALFQPVPGMRKSAVISDNSIFDERYLRLASAFDGEVRTRKLTLEALSPTSRSAIKPKPPLMIPPLADTTCDQPLDNTSPHNSPASTPSTETQLTPRPILQRAPPCPKPPRPAEPHPTTPLVDKNFRARFVERQPRESPVSSLTTLISSKEPPSLPGSPAATDRTDFIIQPSQTSRMRDSPRAEMVLGQPPEVSLSRTLSGSPPAPISRSGSRLPARHGQDSQLSKLIEEKCKE